The genomic window GTGGGGGAGACCCGCTGGGCCCATCTGGACATAGCCGGCACCGCCTGGAACGACAAGCCCCGCCCCTACGCTCCCAAGGGAGCGACCGGGGTCGGCGTAAGGCTCCTGATCGAGTTTCTGCAAGCACGCTAAGCAAAGCAATGGGGCGCCCTGTCGGGCGCCCCCAGCCCAGCCCCAGCATCAAACAGTGCTCCGTCGGACCAGTCGGACATACCCGCCAAAATTGACATCCCCCTGCCCGCCGGGTAGCCTTTAAAAGTTTTTAACCATGGGGTCACAGAACCCAGCCAGGAGCCCCCATGTCGAAAACGATCTCGGTAATGACCTACAACGTCCATAGTTGCATCGGTACCGACGGAAAGCTCTCGCCACTGCGCATCGCCGAGGTGATCGACCAGTGCAATGCGGACATCGTCGCCCTGCAGGAGCTCGACGCGGGGCTGCAGCGCACCCAGATGATCGACCAGGCCCACCTCATCGCCATGACGCTGGAGATGTCCTTTCACTTCCACTCCTCGATCCACCTGCAGGAAGGGGGCTACGGCAACGCCATTCTGAGCCGTGGCAGCGTCCAACTGATCAAGGCGGCCCCCGTCCCCACCGACCCGCTGCACCCCTCCTTCGAACGGCGCGGCGCGATCTGGGCCCAGGTCGACCTGCGCGGCCACAGCGTGCAGGTCCTGGCCACCCATTTCGGGCTGAACCGGGGCGAGCGCGTCCGGCAGGCCCGCAGCATCACCGGCCACGAATGGCTCGACCACCCCGAGTGCCGTCATCCCGCCATCCTCTGCGGCGATTTCAACGCCATGGCCGGATCCCACGTCTATCGCCTGCTGACCCAACACATGCACGACGTCCAGCGCGGCGTGAAAGGGCGCTTCCCCAGAGGAACCTGGCCGTCGCAACTCCCCTTCATGCGCATCGACCACATGTTCGTCACCCGTGACCTCAAGGTGCGCGACGTTTCGGTCCCGAAAACCCCTCTCACCAGGGTCGCCTCCGATCATCTGCCGCTCGTGGTCACACTGGAGCTGCCATGAACATTTTGAAGCCGGGCCTGAACTGCATGGGTATCTACGACGCGGACGAGACGGGGGTCCTGGTCGACGCCGAGGACTACTACCGCGCCTTCTAC from Geomonas ferrireducens includes these protein-coding regions:
- a CDS encoding endonuclease/exonuclease/phosphatase family protein, encoding MSKTISVMTYNVHSCIGTDGKLSPLRIAEVIDQCNADIVALQELDAGLQRTQMIDQAHLIAMTLEMSFHFHSSIHLQEGGYGNAILSRGSVQLIKAAPVPTDPLHPSFERRGAIWAQVDLRGHSVQVLATHFGLNRGERVRQARSITGHEWLDHPECRHPAILCGDFNAMAGSHVYRLLTQHMHDVQRGVKGRFPRGTWPSQLPFMRIDHMFVTRDLKVRDVSVPKTPLTRVASDHLPLVVTLELP